One region of Rhizophagus irregularis chromosome 20, complete sequence genomic DNA includes:
- a CDS encoding uncharacterized protein (SECRETED:cutsite_VNA-VP; SECRETED:prob_0.9682); SECRETED:SignalP(1-20) has translation MNRNLIFAFLLLAALAMVNAVPYQFLKRSRDVGLPCPYTNPSGSTIYANLNPFPPVSNQPNNYTVEGVMLGYEITPYKTEIIVLYTDQNHALISSYNKALDFYYANAAPFSIDVPDVPTPILPSAYIITVIIGDKTDNDPNIVETHACAYANFGF, from the coding sequence ATGAACCGAAATTTGATATTTGCATTCCTTTTATTGGCTGCACTTGCCATGGTCAATGCTGTTCCATATCAATTTCTTAAAAGAAGTAGAGACGTAGGTTTGCCATGTCCATATACAAATCCTAGCGGCTCTACCATCTATGCAAACCTTAATCCTTTCCCCCCTGTTTCTAATCAACCCAATAATTATACAGTTGAAGGAGTAATGTTAGGTTATGAAATCACTCCTTATAAAACCGAAATTATAGTTCTGTATACTGATCAGAACCATGCTCTCATAAGTAGTTATAATAAGGCTTTGGATTTTTATTATGCGAACGCAGCTCCATTTTCAATTGATGTACCAGATGTTCCAACACCAATACTTCCTAGTGCATACATAATTACAGTAATAATTGGAGATAAAACCGATAATGATCCAAATATTGTAGAAACCCATGCTTGTGCATATGCTAATTTTGGTTTCTGA